From Solanum stenotomum isolate F172 chromosome 2, ASM1918654v1, whole genome shotgun sequence:
TATATTTTAGTAACCTTTGAGAACTAATATAGAATAGAGGGAATATTATAAAAGctcctattaattattatgCGTGCAGTTCGAGGAAGGACCAGATCATAAAGTCTCCTAATTCCATTATTTATGTAGGAAGTAGTTTCcataattcaactttaaatggGTGATATCTGTTTCTGGTTAGTTGGTCCAAAGATGATAAATGCATGTAGGACTGTGATGGTGACATAGGTCACACTTTTCGTCAACTCATCTGGATTGCTATTGACTTTGTCTGAGCCACATTAATGTGAATTTAAGTTAGATGCAtccataataataaaataaatttcttaataatTGGTGTAATTTAATTGGTTATAGTAAGTTCATTATTATTTAGTTTAAGTTACATCTTAACGTTATTAAATATAattgacataatatataaatgtgtttaTTAACTTGGTTCCGATCGATATCTATGTCGTTCAATTTTGAGCGTGcacaagaaaatatttaaacttaACGAAAGTTAGCGGACTTTTCTTTGGTTTTATGTAAATAATGCATGCAAGTTTTGTCAACTATGAAGGTGTATTTTGACTTGTATCTGATCAATCAATTCGTTTCATCTTGTTTCCCAAAGTTCACTAATCAATGAAATGCATTTATAATTAGGATTTATGTTATAAATAGATTAACTCGCTCTCTAACTTGATTTCAATTGATATATGTGCCTTCCAATTTTGGATAttcacaagtagacacttaataGGATGTGAGTGCCTACTTGAATAGATGCCAGCTGAGGTAAAATTAAGTGGCATGCTTATGTATTAtgctaatttaattttctacatcattttttctatgttatatatatcaataaaaacatattaaatagAGTTACCTGTTAGTAAAATATCTTTTGGTGAAAACATATAATGGTACCTGTACCGAATTGGTTGGTGCAATTGAAGTTTATATTACTGTTTATAATATAAGATGATGCAAGTTATAAAAAACTTAACCGTATCAGATATTTATCATGAGTTCAATAGTTACATGATATGCATTTGCATCAAGACTATTAGTACTTAGTCAATAGTTAAATTTACATAGTTTGGTGTAAACACAACAATCAATATGAAGTGGTGCTATATAATGCAGTAACATTGGCAACTACACAAATCAAGCGCATAGCAACATCATGGAGAAGcacattttcttattgattcttctctttctaattcaattttctaTATCAATTGCTTTCTCAAATGAGACTGACCAACAAGCTCTACTAGCTTTCCAAAATCTTATTACAACTCCCAATCATTTTTTGGCCAATAATTGGACCAAGACTGCGTCTTTTTGTTCTTGGTTCGGTGTCACATGCAGTTCAAAAAGGCAAAGGGTTGTAGCCTTGACTCTTCCTGATTTGCTACTTCAAGGCACAATTTCCCCGTCTTTGGCCAATTTGTCCTCTCTCAGTGTTCTCAATCTCGAGAATAACTCATTCCATGGTGTCATCCCTTATGGACTTGGCCACTTGCCTCGCTTGCAAGTGATTGATATTCAAAACAATAAGCTCCAAGGAAGTATACCAACAAGTCTATTTCAACACCGGAGAGTTCAAATCATTTCATTGGCCTTCAATAAACTCGATGGTGAAATGTGGAAAGGCCCATGGTATGCACCCGAACTTAGAGTCTTAAATCTCAGGAACAATAGCCTCACAGGTATAATCCCTCCTTCTGTTGGAAATGCCACAAAGTTGATGAACTTTAGCTTGTCTTATAATAAAATCAACGGTAACATTCCTAAGGAGATCGGTAATCTGAGCCAGCTTACATTTCTGTCCTTGGTCGATAATCAATTAACAGGTTCCATTCCTACATCAATTTTTAATATCTCATCATTACTTTCCCTAACTCTGGGAAGGAATAGCCTTTCTGGTCCTCTCTTGCTTGATGAgggaatttttttatcaaatttggaGCATTTAAGTTTATCTCGCAACCAAATTTCTGGTCGCATCCCTTCCAACATCTGCCAACTCatacaacttaaaatattgtcCATATCTTTCAACAACATAACTGGAGAAATACCCAAAAATATTGATTGTTTAACGAAGCTCGAGGAGCTTTATATTGGTAATAATCCAATAACAGGGACTATTCCCACTTCATTGGGAAATATTTCCACTCTGCGCAATCTTTACTGCGCAAGGAATAGCTTGGAGGGGCCAATTCCTCCAGAATTAGGGAAGCTCTCAAATTTGATAGAAATAGATTTTGAAGAAGTTTATAATCTCATAGGTCAGATTCCGGAggctatttttaatatatcttctttgGAATACATTGCGTTAACTTCTAACAAACTCTCAGGGAGAATTCCAACCTCTACTGGTCTTCATCTTCCGAACCTCTTAGAACTTCACTTGTCTGGCAATAAGCTTGAAGGGGAAATTCCTCTGCACATCACAAACGCTTCCAAGCTTGTAAAATTGGGGCTAGCAATCAACTTCTTCAGTGGAAGTATTCCAACTAATTTGGGAAACCTTCATGATCTGCGACTTCTTTTCCTACATGATAATCAACTTACCAGTGAACATGAGTTGCCATTCTTCCAATCTTTGGCAGACTGTAGGATGTTGCAATATCTAGATGTGGGTTACAATCCGTTGAATAGCGTTTTGCCCAATTCAATAGGTAATCTTTCATCTACTATTGAATTCTTTGAAATGAGTAATGCTCACATCAATGGACTCATCCCCACAAGTATAGGCAACATGAGTGGTCTTGTAACCTTATTCTTTCAAGATAACAGCTTTATGGGAAATATTCCTCCTGAGTTTGGTAAGCTTAAACAACTCCAAGGGCTGTatctaaataacaataaattGCAGGGACATATTCCAGAGGCGGTATGCAATTTATCTTATTTGGGACGATTAAATCTGGAAGGTAATAAGCTCTTTGGGTTAATTCCAGCATGTATAGGAAATCTTAGCATGCTACAACATCTTTATTTGGGTTCtaataaattttcatcaaaatttccatcaaaCCTTTGGAAAATGAGTGGTCTTCTCTTTCTAAATGTGTCACAAAATTCTATAGAGGGAGAAGTTCCATCAGATATTGGAGAACTGAAAGCCATTGTAGGACTATATCTTTCAGGTAACCACTTCTCAGGCATAATACCAAGCAGATTGGGGGAACTCCAAAACCTGCAGTCCCTTGACCTATCAAACAATTCATTTACAGGTTCAATTCCATTATCCTTTGCCAACTTGATAAGCttggaattcttgaatttgtctTTAAATGCCTTGTCAGGTACTATTCCTAAGTCATTAGAAAAACTCGCCCTTAAAAGCATTAATGTTTCATTTAATGAATTAGAAGGTGAAATACCCAATGGTGGTGTGTTTGTAAATTCTACTTTGCAATCATTTCTCGGAAACAAAGGTCTATGTGGAATGCGCATATTGGAGCTTCCTGCTTGCCCTATCAGTAGTCATGGAAAACAATCAAAGTCTAAGGAGCTTGTGCTGAAAATTGTTATTCCAGTGGTTGTTTCATCCTTTCTGATATTCTTGTTGGTGTCAGCTTGGATAATAAAACGAAAGAACAAAGGGAAGTCCAAAGATGTTGATAAGGTTCCGGAGATAAGGACATATCAATTGATTTCTTATCATGAGATTCAACGAgcaacaaataattttgatgaatcaAACTTAATTGGTGTGGGAGGTTCTGGCTCTGTGTACAAAGGCACATTATCTAGTGGAACTTTGGTGGCTATTAAAGTTCTGGATTTGCAAAGTGAGGAAGTATGCAAGAGGTTTGATACCGAATGCGAAGTGATGAGAAATATCAGGCACAGAAATCTTGTTCCGGTGATTACTACTTGTTCTAGTGACTACATAAGAGCCTTTGTTCTGCAATATATGCCCAACAGTAGTCTTGATAATTTGTTGTACAGAGAAGATCATCACTTGAACCTTCTTCAAAGAGTCACCATAATGCTTGATGTGGCTATGGCAATTGAATATCTGCATCATGGTAATGATAGTCCGATAGTTCATTGCGACCTAAAGCCAGCCAACGTTCTTTTGGATGAAGATATGGTGGCTCATGTTGGTGATTTTGGCATCTCTAAAATTTTAGCTACAAGCAAGTTCATGGCACATACCGAGACATTAGGCACTCTTGGATATATTGCACCAGGTACGTACACTAGTTTCGTTCTTTTTCACTTATCATTAACCCTTTCTCTTAGATTTTCTCTTATCAGAACTAAGCTCTTCCGAATTCTGGAACTAAATAGAAACCAAGTCTTTCATTGTACAAAACAATTGTTATCTTtcgattttaatttatttttcattttcattcttcTAAAGAATATGGCTTGGAAGGAATAGTGTCCATTAGTGGTGATGTTTACAGCTATGGCATCATGATGATGGAGGTATTGACAAAAAGACGACCAACTGAAGACGAGATATTCAATGAAATTCTTGGCTTGAGGCAGTGGATTAGACGAGCATTTCCTGGGGCAATTATGGAAGTCGTGGATGTAACTCTTTTTCATGAGGACGAACATGTcaatttcaaaagtgaaataTGCATAGCCTCCATGATGGAATTGGCTTTGAATTGCACGAAGGAAATGCCAGAGTCAAGGATAACTATGAGAGACATAGTCAAGAGGCTTAACAAAATCAAGAACACATTTTTGGGAACATAGAAATTAGCACCTCTTAAAGTGGTGTTCTCTTTTAGTAGCAAGTTACTATGTTGTTTTTTAATCagttttttatgtttaaataatGATTCATAATGAATGAAGTTGGGGGATTAAGATGGAACAATGGTTAGATGGGAGTTCGACAGCAAAATGGACACTTTTTAAATCCTAATCACCAAAAGAGACATTCTCTAAAAACACACACCAAAACGGACAGTTGACCATTTATGGGCATACTATAACATAATGCAATTAGTTTTCTAACAATTCAAGCTTCATTTCATTTCAACAAGTAAagttttatacaaacataagACCATTTCACGAGTTTCATCACGTTTCCAACTATAcacatttttcataaaaaatatattttcaattattgaatctaaagtttttttctaaaagttagcttttataaataatttttattttcttacacttaccctaattaattaattaagttcggCAAGTTATCCATTTTTAATGGATCTTAAAGGGTGCCTAACCCCTTCCCTTTAGATTAGttgaacccttacctagaatcttaTGTTTAATagaccttaaaatgaagtttaaCTTTAGACATGACTTTAATCAATCTTAGGTGCCCTAATTCACCATAAATAATTAGGTGGCAACTTCTTATGTTAGTTAATAATTTAGAAATCACCAAAATGGTGTACACTATTTTGACCcggttaaaatggggtataacaaTCAACGCAAGTTCGTTCACTAAAGTTTAAACAAGGTTTAAAtaaacatgtatgaaaaaacATAAACTCTGAAATAAGACGGTTCATAAACCTCAtcatgtaaatattattttatgggTCTATTTGAAACGATCTAGTGAACAATACCCACTAGTTCTCAAGAAACAACATCacttttttagaatttttgggTCACGAAGCATGAATTAAGGATTATCTCAGTTTTTCGTATGTACTAAAGACTATGAATTTTCCGAAATAGGACTGACCGACTGTATTTGACCCCAAATTGTGTGAGTGTATTCATGATGACCTAGTGAGCAATACTCTTTGTATCACTTTTTTTGGAGTTTCAGGGTCACAACTATGGAATTTAAGattatctatatttttcatgtatattaatCCATGAATTTTCTAGAATATGTCAAACTGACTTTATTAAACGATACTCATTGTCTCTGCAGGACTGACACCGCTATTTTCGGAGTTTTGGGTTAGGTTTCAAAGTTCTAAAGGACAAGGTCACGGGTTGGGTCTCCAACAAACAAAATGATGGCAATAATATCTCATCACATGTGGAgaaattttagttgattttgttTGACACAAGGgaaattttagttgattttgttTGACCTAATTTGTGTTTATTGTGAAAGTGTAACAAATTAAATAGATGCATTGTAGCTttagtttaaatttaattgCATATTCAAAAGTTAACATAGTAACAAAACACTTGTGCACACTTTacaaaataggacaaacatATTATTATCATCAAAAGCATACTCAACAGCCAAACAAAGATAATTAACACAGATAGGAGTTCATCTCCGATAGAAATCGGAGTAGATCTCCACTAAAACAGACAAAGAACACCCTAAATTAAAACACATTACTTTGCGTCTagacgcataagcaataactaAGAACATAGTGCAGCCAGTTTCTCCGATCGATCCTTCAAAGTGCTGCTACAAGTGGAGTAGTGGCAACTGATTTTGGAATCCAGACTAGATCATTACTTGATGTGAAAAAGTGACAGATAGGTGATGTTCCTGGTAATACACCAAGCGAACGGAAAGATTCATGAGATGGATTCCATTCAGAAGTATCCAAATGACATACAACCATCGCTTCCACTAGTCGATCACCATTTGCTTCATTAATTCTCCCTAATGAAACCTTGAACACCTTGATTTTATTGTCAATTGTGTGATGACAGTAGAAAACCGCGTAAGGGCTAGACAATAGATGACACGCCACCATTTTAGGAGTGGGAATTTGTTGTGGAGTGTCTAAAATTGTATAACGACGAAGCAGGGGAGAAATATCATGAGTTGTTATCGTTGTCAGAGCTTTGATTTGGGTTTTTTCTCCAATGACTCCTTGCACGAAATCCAGCATTGCCTCCGCAGATGTGGCACAGTACTTTCCCTCTCCTTTTATAGGCGAATCTTCGCATATTCTCAATGTATTTTCCATGGATTTAACTTGTGAAAATGGAATGGAATCAACTGTTTTTTTGGGAAAAGAAGTTAGATTTCTTCGTGTTTGAAAGGAGAGAGTCattattttccctatttttagATCATCCATAAGGAAGAAAAATGAATCATGTTTTTTCACATGCTTATCGTTGCCCTGTTTATATGAACTACGATAGATGTTTCCTAAATCAGAAATCTCCTTCTCATCATTTCCCTGTTTATACGAACTACGAAAGATGTTTCCTAAATCGGAAATCTCCTTTTCATCATTTCCCTGTTTATACGAACTACGAGAGATGTTTCCTAAATCGGAAATCTCCTTATCATTTCCCCGTTTATACGAACTACGAAAGGTGTCCCCTAAACCTGAAATCTCTTTCTTATCATTCCCCTGTTTATACCAACTACGAAACATGTCCCCTAAACCTGATATCTCTTGTTGATGATTGTCATCAACTCCCTGTTTCGATTTATAATAATTGAACGTGTATCCGGAACCGTAAATCTCTTTTAATGCTTGCTCATGATTGTCATCAGAATTTCCTTCAACAATTTTTCTAGCTCCTGTTCCATAAGCAACctgacatatatataattaatcagAGTTTTTATATAATAAGTAGCTAATTGTATTTAAGATGGAGGAGAATATTGAAATTACCAGCAGAATTAGGGAGACAAGTACACAAAAACCAAGCTTAACATCCATTGATTTTCTGTTGAGTTCTTAAGAAATTCTACTGAAATAAGaggtatatatatactactagAAGAGATGTAAACTCActaaagaaaaagaatcaaaattgtTACTCATTGTGACGTTGTTTGATatgacacgaagtttaagaaaaaataaacattttttaaaattttgagctAAATTAAGTCATATGTGTTTGTCACTTGTGTGTGGCTATGAATAATCtcgttaaggataaaattgacattttaaaattaaactattagTCTCTCTATCTCAgtatatatgatttattttgcttgttagtccaaaagaacgacatatttatatattaaataatgatttaactttaaaatgcttattttactcttaatgaagTGATTTGCagccacacaaatatctatcacAATGTCCGAAGTCACACAATCTaatcaaacaattaatcacaataagattctAAAAATAATGACACTCATATCACACTTTGAAAAATGAgtcaaatcaactcaaaaactcaatttcGAAATGAAGTTTGGATCCGAAAATCTTTATTTGAAAACGTTATCAAGACATTTGGAACTCATTGGTGAAAccatttcgaaaaaaaaaattaaaatcaattcacAATCACCATTTTACTTTAGAACTCAAGTTCTTGAAAACCTTGCCAATTGTTAATCAAAAATCGcattttttaatgttaaaatcAACAAATGATAAAAGGAATTGAAGTTTTACGGTCACAAAGACTTTACCCAAATGATTTTGCACAAGAGATCTCTTTAAAATTGTCTCCAAGGGGTTTCTAAAACTCAAAATGGGGTAAAACCCCGAAATGGCAAGCCAAAACACCTCTCTCAAGTCGCTTAAGCGAACACAAGTTTGCTTCAACAGACCCTGCTTAAAATGGGGATCTCGCTTTCACAAACAAGGGCTTTCCACATCATCGCTAAAGTGAGCATTGATTCTCTTAAGCGAACTCCGCTAAAACGTGGCCTATCGCTTTCTAGACCCGGTATTTGCTAAAGTGAAGGTTGCGAAAGTGGCCAAGTGTTTGTGAAAGCGAGGCTCGCTATAGCAAACAACCTCTCGCTAACGTAAGCACACCAGACACCAGAAAAATGGCCAACTATCAATTCATCGAAAGGACCCTCAGGATTCATTCGGAACCCCTTACacacaaaataaatatgaaactTGAATAAACTCAATGTTTCAAACTCAATGAAACCATCAAAACACAAATCCAAAgtctccttgacccgaaatTCG
This genomic window contains:
- the LOC125856165 gene encoding BURP domain-containing protein BNM2A-like: MFRSWYKQGNDKKEISGLGDTFRSSYKRGNDKEISDLGNISRSSYKQGNDEKEISDLGNIFRSSYKQGNDEKEISDLGNIYRSSYKQGNDKHVKKHDSFFFLMDDLKIGKIMTLSFQTRRNLTSFPKKTVDSIPFSQVKSMENTLRICEDSPIKGEGKYCATSAEAMLDFVQGVIGEKTQIKALTTITTHDISPLLRRYTILDTPQQIPTPKMVACHLLSSPYAVFYCHHTIDNKIKVFKVSLGRINEANGDRLVEAMVVCHLDTSEWNPSHESFRSLGVLPGTSPICHFFTSSNDLVWIPKSVATTPLVAAL